The sequence TCGCCCTCAAGGTTGAAGCGCAAGATCGCCTGCCCCTCGTGCTTGGCCTCGCAACTGGCCTCAAGGCCCGCGCCAAACCGCACGACCTCACCTTCGGCCAGCTTCTTCAACGGCTTCACCATGGCCGCCCATGTGCCATCGGGCCCCGGCTCAAGAAGCGTCACCTCGATCCGGGCCTCGGTCAGGCCCTGCGCACTCTGCCGCGCCCGCAGGCCGGACAGGCGCGCCGGAATCACTGCGGTGTCGTTCAGAACCAGCCGGTCACCCGGGCGCAGGAACTGCCCGAGGTCACGCACCACCGCATCGGTGATGCCGCCCCCTTCGGCCACCAGAAGCCGCGCCGCGGTCCGTGGCCGTGCGGGCCGCGTGGCGATCAATCGCTCCGGCAGGTCGAAATCGAAATCGCTCAGCTTCACTGCCCGTTTCCTCGCCCTGTGTCTTGTGGTCTGCGCTCGTCCTGTTGCGGGGCGGCTTGCTGTCCCCCATTCCGCTCCGGCGGCGGGCGGCGGAACAGTTCGCGGAACATCCCCGGCGTAAACACCGACAAGGGGTTCATGCTGACCTGCGGGTTCGCCGCCCGCCCCGTCAGCTCGTAATTCACGCCCACAAGGCCCTCGCCGCGGCGGGTAAAGATGCCGCCGATCCCGTTGAGCATGTAAAACGGCGAGATCACACCCTGCATATCCATCTGTTCGCTTTCCATGAAGTAATAGCCATCCATCGAAATCCCCATAGAGGCCCCGACCGCGCTGCCCGAGTACAGCGTCACCCGCTTGGGCGACAGCCTGAATCGCGCATCGACCTCGCCAAAATGGATGCCCTCGCCGTCCAACTGCTCCAACAGGCCCACGACACTCATCGCATTCAGCAGTGCCGCCAGCGCCGGCGCATCCTTGAGACGCAAGTCGCGCGCCGTCAACTGGCCATCATAGGTGCCCGGCGCCTCCGCCGGGGCCAGCACCAGGTCAAGCGTGCCGTCCCGCGCCTGTTTCAACAACCCGGCCGAGCCCAGTACCCCCCCGGCATTGTCCGATTGTATCCGAAAGGCGCTCCGGCCCCGCTGCGGCACGACCCGGCCACGCACCGGCGCGCCGCCGTTGACCTTGCCGGTGAAACTGCCATCCGCACCGCGCCGCATATCCAGATCGGCCCGGAAATCGGTCAGGGCGATGCCATCGGAAATCTGCAACCGGTCCAGCGCAAGGCTCACCGGCCCGCCCTCGCGGCGCGCCTGCCCGTCCCCTTGACCCTCCCCCGAAAGCGAGGTCTGCCGCAAATCGACCGTCCCGCCGCGCACCTGTACCGCAGGCGTCACACCCGCTCCGCGCCCGATCAGGTCCACCGGCGCATCCAACCACGTGCCGACCCGCACGCTCTCGAAACTGGCGCGCTCCAACTGCCCGTCCTCGCGCAGGGTCACACGCCCCAGCGCCGACAATCCCGCCGCGTCCAACGCCACGCGGCTCAACTCCGGCGGCGTGCCCAGACGGCCCGCCACCTCCAACCTGCCCTGCGCGGCGCGCGGCAGGCTCCAATCCAACTGCCGCAGGCTCAGGCCCACCCCGGCCAAGTCCGAGGTCATCTCGAAGGCTCCGGGCTGTCCCTTCTCGAAATCGATCACCACATCGGCCCGCCCGGCGCCCGACAGGCTTCCCGGGGGCAGGCCGATGTTGAACTCGTCGGCAAAGCGTTCCGACAGCTCGACCCAGCCTTCGACACGCGCCGCACCGCCACCCTCGGGGCCAAGCGCCGCACGATAACGGCCATTGACCGGCACCCGGCCCAAACGCCCCTCGCCCCCGACGGTCAGGCTGTCGTTCCCGGCGCGCACCTCAAGCTGCGTCGCCGCCAGAACCCGCCCCGGCACCAGAACCTCGCTGCGGACATCGCGCAGCGTGCCCCCCACGTCGAAGGCCACCTCGTCCGGTTTCAATCCGGGCTTGAGCAGGAAATCCAGCCGCCCTTCCAGCACCGCCCGCCCATCGGCCAGCGCCACGGGCCGTCCCGCCTTGTCGAGAAAGCGAAACGGTTCTTCGTTCAGCAGCGACAAGGCCGCGGTTATCGTGCTCTCCGTGCGCAATTGCGTTCGCGCCGGGCCGCGCTTGATCGCCACGTTGGGCACTTCGAAACTGGTCCCCGCAATATCGATCCGCCCGCCCTCGGCGGCCTGCACGAAGCCTTCCGTGGCCGCGATGACAAACCGATTGTCGTAAAGCGAGGCATGTCCCGCCGCGGCCTGAATATGCGGCACGTCCTTGATAAACCGCGTCTCCAACCCCGTGTAATCGAAGCCCAGAAACACATCCGGGCGGCTTTTCGGCTGTGACCGCACGGCAAGCTGTATCTCGCTCAACTCCGCCGTCTTCACGTTCTCGTCGATCCATGTCCGGGTCTTGGGCTTCACCCCGACGGGCCACAGCTCCAACAGGCGCGCGGGCGATAGCCCGTCCATTTCGCCATCCAAAGCCAGATCCCAGCCCTCCGGTTCGGCCTGCACCTCACCGCGCAGCACAAGATACCTGTCCCGGTCCACAAGGCTCATCTGTCCAAGGCTCAACCGGAAGGGCTCCATCTCAAGGCGCATGTCCATGGCCACCTGTTCCAGTTCCACGGGGGCCGGGTAAAGCTCCGCGGGGTTGGCACTGATCCGGCTGACCTGGAACTGCGCCTGAAGTTCACTGGGCCAACCGCTCTCCATCCCCACCAGATAGGCCTGCCCCTCGGCCTGCGCGCTGACCCAGGGGCTTTCAAGGCTGACCTCGTCGAACCGCAGGACCTGCTGCCTTGGATCATAGGTGAAGTAGCTGCGCGCGCTGGAAAACGGGATCGGCTTGGTGGCCTCGGTGGGCTGCAAAACGCCCGCGCCGATCTGCAAGGTCGCGTTGAGCGGGCCAAGCCGCCCGTCCTCGGCCACTTCCGCCCGCAACGCCCCCGAAATCGGCGCATCAAGCGCGTCAAGCCAAGTTAGCGCTGGGGACTGCCCGGCAATGTCGCGGGCGGGCATATCCTCGAAGCTGACGCCGAATTCGGCCTCGGCCTCGCCCATCCGCCCGGTGTAGTTCACTGCCAGCGTCGTGGCATAGGCCCGGTTGCCCAACAGCACGAAATCGCCCCTGATCTGCAAATCCTCGCCCGTCCGCTCCAGCATCAAGCGCCCGCCATCCACGGTCCAGGCCCGTTGCGCGCGGGCATCCTCGTAGCGCAGCGTCATGTTGCGCGCCTCGACGCGCGCAAGCGAGGCAAAATGCGGCTCACGCAGCAGGTCTTCCAAGGGCTGCAACAAGGCGGCCATGCTGGGGGCTTCTTCGACCGCCGGGGTCGCCGCCTCCCCAAGGCTGACGCCAAGGCCGCCGCCCACGCTCCGCCGCAGGGTAACCTGAACCCCGGACACCTGGATCACACCGGGCCGCAACTCCCCCTGCAACAGCGGCTTGAGGGCCAACGTGCCCTGCACGTCCGTCAGGTTGGCCAAGGGCTGACCCGCCTCGTCACGCACCGTGACCTCACGCAGGCTCAGCCGCGGAATCCAGTCATCCTCCATGACAACCGACATATCCCCAAGGCCAAGCTGCAAATCGCCCGAATCCGCGTTGATCCGCTCGGTGATCCGCGTCCGCAGCCAATCGGGCGCGCTTACCTGCGTGCCCACCAGCGCCATCAGCCCGACAACGCCGGCCACCACCAGCGCCAACAAGAACGCCAGTGCCCATAACAGCACCCGCCGCCATCTGCGGCGCGGTGGCTTGATGTCTTCCGTTTCACTCATATGATCCGACCGTGCAGGCCCTGCCCCGGCCTGCCTGCCTCGTCCTTTTCTCTGGCCTTACGCGTCCTAATATGAAACCGCAGACTGCACATAACAAGGATATCCCATGACCGACAGCGCCCAAATGGCCCCCGATTTCACCCTGCCGCGCGATGGCGACGACAACGTGACCCTCTCCACCCTGCGCCCCGCACCGGTGGTTTTGTTCTTCTACCCGCGCGACGACACCTCCGGCTGCACCAAGGAGGCCATCGGCTTCACCGAAATGCACGGGGAATTTCAGGCCCTCGGCGCCCATGTCATGGGGATTTCCAAGGATACCGTCGCCAAGCACGAAAAATTCCGCGACAAGCACAGCCTTGGCATCCCGCTTCTGTCGGACGCCGAGGACGAGGTCTGCGAGGCTTTCGGCGTCTTCAAGGAAAAGAAGATGTACGGCAAAACCTTCATGGGCATCGAACGCTCCACCTTTCTGATCGACGGCGAAGGACGCATCGCACGCGAATGGCGCAAGGTGAAAGTCCCCGGCCATGTCGAGGAGGTGCTCCAGGCCCTGAAAGACCTCACCGCATGACCCAAACGCTTGCAGAGATGGCGGTGGAGGTCCTCACCACCGCCGATGGCCGCGCCAAAACCGCCCTCTCGCGCCGCCATGCCGCCACGTGGTTTGCCGCCCGTGAGGCCGGGCAGGACATCCCCATCGGTCAGGCCATACCGCCGCTGCGCCCCGCCCGCCCCGAAAAGCCAGAGCTTCTGGACCCCCGCGACGTGCCCCGCCGCCGCCCCGGAAGCCCACGGGGCCGCGTCGCCATCCTGCACGCCGTGGCCCATATCGAGCTCAACGCCGTTGACCTGCACTGGGACATCATCGCGCGCTTCACCGACACGCCCATGCCCATGGGCTTCTACGACGACTGGGTGAAATCGGCGGACGAGGAATCCAAGCATTTCAACCTCGTCTCCGACAGCTTGGAGGCCCACGACAGCCACTACGGCGCCCTGCCCGCCCATGCGGGCATGTGGCGCGCCGCCGAGGATACGGCGCAGGACATCATGGGCCGCCTCGCCGTCGTGCCCATGGTGCTTGAGGCCCGCGGGCTCGACGTCACCCCCGGCATGATCGAGATTTTCGAGAAGGCCAAGGACGACCAGACCGTCGAGGCGCTCAAGGTCATCTACGCCGAAGAAGTCGGCCACGTGGCCTATGGCTCCAAATGGTTCCACTTCCTTTGCGGGCGTCACGAAAAAGACCCCAAACAGGTCTTTCACGCGCTGGTGAAACGCTATTTCCACGGCCCGCTGAAGCCCCCCTTCAACGAGGAAAAGCGCGCCGAGGCGGGCCTGCCGCCCGATTTCTACTGGCCCCTGGCCACCTGAACACCGCCAAAATGCCGCAGCTCCCCCGGGCAAATGCCCGGGGCAAGCCTTTGTAGATCGGCGATTTTTTGCCACTCGCGCCACATCTTGCCGAAATTGGCGAATCACCAGCCCAAAAAACTTGCTCAAAGGTTAAGCACTGGCTAAGCACTTGGGCCAAGGCGCGGTCACTTAATATGACCACTTGAAAACTAAAAAAGCGTCGGCCGTTGGGAAAAGGGACAAAAGGGACGGGATTTTTCGTGCGCACACGACTCGCTATCAAATTTCACGCGCTGCTAGAGCGCTACTTCCCCGAGCGCCGGGTTTTCCTGCGCTCCGATACGGACACACGCTTCATCCGGCTTCGCCCCGGCTCACAGCTTCTGGCCTTTGCCGGCGCCACGGCCATCGTCGCCTGGACGATCATCGCCACCGCCGTTCTCGTGATGGATTCGATCGGCGCGGGCAATTTCCGCGAACAGGCCAAGCGCGATCAGCGCACCTATGAAATGCGCCTCAACGCGCTGTCCTCGGAACGCGACAAACGCGCCGAAGAGGCCGCCGCGGCACAGGAACGCTTCAACTCGGCACTCAAGCAGATTTCGGCCATGCAGTCCGAACTGCTGGCCTCGGAAACCCGCCGCCGCGAACTGGAAACCGGCATCGAGGTGATCCAGTCCACCCTGCGCACCGCGATGACCGAACGCGACGACGCCCGCGACGAAGCACAGGAACTCGCCCTCGCGCTGGAAAACAACGACGGCGCCACCCTGCCCGGCGAAAACGGCGAAAACGCCACCGACGGCACGCTCAACGTTCTGGCCGCCGCCCTGCAAGACACAGCCCGCGAACGCGACCAGATCCGCAAGGACGCTCAGACCGCCCTTCTGGAAGCCGATGAAATGGCCCTGCGCCTGAAGCTCATTCAGGACCAGAACGATCAGATCTTCCGCCAACTCGAAGAGGCGATGACCATCTCGGTCGAACCGCTCGACAAGATGTTCCGCGCGGCGGGCATGAACACCAAGGATTTGCTGAACACCGTGCGCCGCGGCTATTCCGGCCAGGGCGGCCCGCTGATGCCGCTCAGCTTCTCCACCCGTGGCGAAGACCCTTCGCCCGACGCCGAGCGCGCCAACCGCATCCTCAACGGGCTGGACGATTTGAACCTCTACCGTATCGCCGCGCAAAAGGCCCCCTTCTCGGTGCCGCTCAAGGGCAATTTCCGGTATACCTCCGGCTTCGGGATGCGCTGGGGCCGGATGCACAAGGGCACCGATTTCGCCGCGCCCCACGGCACCCCCATCTACGCCACCGCCGACGGGGTCGTCACCCACGCCGGTTGGCTCTCGGGATATGGCCGTCTCGTGAAAATCCAGCACGAGTTCGGGATTGAAACCCGCTACGCCCACAATTCGAAAATCTTCGTGAAGAAAGGCCAAAGGGTCTCGCGCGGACAAAAGATTTCGGCTATGGGCAATACTGGACGATCCACCGGGACCCATCTACACTACGAGGTCCGTGTGGGCGGCAAAGCCGTCAACCCCATGATCTATATCAAGGCTGCTAACGATGTTTTCTAAAAGCAAAATCAACGAACCCGCGCCCAAGGCAGGTGACGCACCCAAACCGGCAGCGCCCGACACCAAGGCCGAGACGCCCCGCAGCGACGCGCCCAGCACCGAGTTCAAGGCCTCTGCGCCCAAGGCGAAACCGCCTGCGTCCGTGCTGTCGTCTGATCTGCATGTCACCGGCAACCTCAAAACCACCGGCGACATTCAGGTCGAAGGCACCATCGAAGGCGATATTCGCGCTCACCTTCTGACGGTTGGCGAAGGCGCCACCATCAAGGGCGAAGTGATTGCCGATGATGTCGTCGTGAACGGCCGTATCGTGGGCCGCGTGCGCGGCCTCAAGGTCCGCCTGACCTCGACCGCCCGTGTCGAAGGCGACATCATCCACAAGACCATCGCCATCGAATCCGGCGCCCACTTCGAAGGCTCGGTTCAGCGTCAGGACGATCCACTCAACGCCAAGGGCGGCAAGCCGTCCGGCGGTCAGGCCCAGGCCCAGGCTCCGGCGCAAACCAAGCCGGCCGACGCCAAGTCGTAAGACACCGCACGACAGACACCCAAAGGCGCCCTGCCCCGGCAGCGGCGCCTTTTTCATGGGCAGCGGTCAAGCACCCCCTGACATGACAAGATGGGTATCCGTAATACGTGGTTGACCCGGTCACTTGAGATGGCAGATCGAAATCGTAATTTGTTGTGGATGGACGAGTGACTGCTATGCGCAGGGAGGGGAGTTTGCAAAGTCTTTGCTTCAAACAACACAACATGGTGGGCTTTCCACCTATACGGCGATGAGCTTAACGTTGTTTTCTAACCCTATGGGCTACAATCATGCAAAAAAACACATTCTTATACGAGGTATCCCAGGAACTTGCGCGCTTCGACGCCAAACTCTTGGGTTTGTTTAGATGTCCGGTATGTCTTCGAGACCTGCCGATTGGCAACTTTGGAAGCTCCGACGCAGACACTGCGATCAACGAAGAGCACATAATACCGGATTCAGTCGGGGGAAAACAAACGACCTTTCTGTGCAAAAGGTGCAATAGCACATTCGGGCACAAGCAGACAAAATGGCTCGTCGAGTGGATTGAGCTAAACGAGGGAGGCGCACCATTTCCGATAGATCCGAAAAAGCAGAAGGCTAGGATTAGTGCCAACGGCCGCAAATTGAATGGTTCAATACATCTCGGTGAGGATGGAGCGTTTGAATTTTACTCCGACCGAGAACGTTCAAACCCAGTAGACTTCGATGCGCACTGGAGCGAACCAAAACCCTCGGAAATCAAGATTGAATTTTCTATGCCAGTCTTTTCTAACGAGGAAACTTTGCGGGTGGGCTATCTCACTGCCGCGTATGGTCTTTGGTTCAAGAATTTCGGTTATTCCTTTATCCTTCAGTCAAGCTTGGACATTGTCAGAAGGCAGATTCTGGACCCAGATAAAAACATTATGGATTGGAACTTTCTCATTGAGATCCCAGCTCGAGAAATCAGAGAGCCGGGCATCGGGCTTATGAGATTTGATGAAGATTACTTTCCGATTGCTGTAATCTACGATCACATAGTGCTGCTGCCCACAGCGCAGAAACTACACCCTCCAAGCATGTCTGACGAAAAAATATCCAAGAAGCTGATGTCTCTGGGTGACGAAATTGCCCCACGTTTTCAGCATCGCTGCGTTGGACCAGCCGTTATGATTTGTGACGGTCAAGTCATTATTCAGCCAGACATGATTGCCAATGCGACTATCCCCCCTCAGCACATCTGGGTCGATGGCTGGCCATAGGCGCAGCCCTTAGCGAGGAAAGGGCAGCTTACGCTGCACTTGGCGTGAACGTCTGCCTAAATGTCCACTCCGGGCTGACACCTGCCATTCACGCTCCGCTCATATCAACACATTCAAAAAATCTACGATGTCGCGGTTCCTGTCAAATCAATCACGTATTACTGATACCCTGAAAAGATTAAACATTCGTAACCGCAGGCATCACGCCTACCCGCCCCGGACTTGATCCGGGGCCCCACTCCGCCCGCCTGAGTCAGGAAATTTCGTACGACTCGTACGGTCGCCCGAATGCACACCCTGATTTTCGTACGAAACACGCGTACAAAACGTACGACTCGTACGAAAAATCAGTTCTGGCCTTGCTCCGCCTCAAGTGCGCGATAACGGGCCACGTTTTCGTTGTGCTCGGCCAGTGTCTCGGCAAAGGCATGGCCATCGCGCGGGTCCAGCGTTTTTGCCACGAAGAAGATGTAATCGGTGTCCAGAGGATTGACCGCCGCCTCGATACTGGCCCGTCCCGGATTGGCAATCGGTGTTGGTGGCAAGCCTTCGATTACGTAAGTATTCCAAGGGGTTGCAGCGCGAAGTTCACTCCGCCGCAAGCCCCGGCCAAGCACGCCTTCCCCCTTGGTGATGCCGTAGATCACCGTCGGGTCGGTCTGCAATCTCATGCCCTGCCGCAAGCGGTTGGTAAAGACACTGGCCACCTGCCCGCGTTCCGAGGGCACGCCGGTTTCCTTCTCGATCACCGAGGCAAGGATTAACGCCTCGTACGGGGAGTCAAGCGGAATGCCTTCGGCCCTGTTCTGCCAGGCTTCGGCAAGGATAACATCCTGAGCCTGCCGCATTCTTTCGATCACGCTGCCGCGCGTATCCCCGGCGCGCACCTCGTAACTGTCGGGGGCAAGGCTGCCTTCGGGCGGGGTTTCGTTAACCTCTCCCTCCAGAACGTCGACCGATTGCAACCCATTGACGATCTGCCAGCTTGTCACCCCTTCGGCCACCGCGATGCGATAACGTGTATCGGCCTTTTCCCGCACGTTTTCAAAGGCTTCCGGTGCGTCGCTCTCCCCCGGAATGAAGGCCGCCTTCTCGACATAGCGGTTCGTGGCCGGATCCAGTTCGCGCACCTGCACTTCCGACCGGGTTACCCCGATTCGATAAACCACCTCGGTCCCGCAGGTGCTTGCGCCTCCCCGGGTGATGATATCGGTGATCTCCTGCATGCTGGCCCCATCGGGGATAAGCCAGCTTCCGGCCTTCAACTGACTGGATTTATTGGAATATTCCGCACCGACACGAAAGATGGTGCCGTTGCTCAAGGCGCCTTGCCCCACCAATTCCCGCGACACGGCGCGCATATTCGTGCCCCGTTCCACCCGCAGGCAGATGGATTCCTCCAAGGGCCCTTCCGCGGTGTATTCGGCCTGCCCCCAAAGGATCACGCCCCCCAGAAGGAAAACCAGAACAACAAGGAAAGTCAGGAAGTTAGAGGCGATATGCCGCCACATCAGCGCAGCTTCCCGATGCAAAGCGAGGCATTGGTGCCGCCAAAGCCAAAGCTGTTGGACATCGCCACGTTGATCTCCCGCTCCCTTGCGGCATTGGGCGCAAGATCAAGCGGGGTTTCCACCGCCGGGTTATCAAGGTTGATCGTCGGCGGCGCCACTTGGTCACGCACCGCAAGGATCGAGAAGATCGCCTCGATCGCCCCCGCAGCCCCCAGAAGGTGCCCGGTCGAAGACTTGGTCGAACTCATCGTCGCCTTGCCCGCTGCCGCGCCCAGAAGTTTCTCAACCGCCTTCAATTCAATGGTATCCGCCATGGTCGAGGTGCCATGCGCGTTCATGTAATCCACCTCCGAAGGGTCGATCCCTGCGTGGCCAAGCGCCGCCTGCATCGCGCGGAATCCACCGTCGCCATCCTCCGACGGGGCGGTGATGTGATAGGCATCGCCCGACAGGCCATAGCCCAGAACCTCGGCGTAAATCTTGGCGCCACGCGCCTTGGCGTGCTCGTATTCCTCCAGCACGACAACACCCGCGCCCTCGCCCATGACAAACCCGTCCCGGTCCGCGTCATAGGGGCGGCTTGCCGCCTGCGGATCATCGGCGCGCTTGGTCGACAGGGCCTTGCAGGCGTTGAACCCGGCGATCCCGATCTCGCAAATCGCCGCCTCGGCGCCACCGGCCACCATCACGTCGGCATCGCCGTACTTGATCAGGCGCGAGGCATCGCCGATCGCATGCGCGCCCGTCGAACAGGCCGTCACCACAGCATGGTTCGGCCCTTTGAAGCCATAGCGAATGCTCACCTGCCCGCTGATCAGG comes from Roseovarius bejariae and encodes:
- a CDS encoding ferritin-like domain-containing protein — protein: MTQTLAEMAVEVLTTADGRAKTALSRRHAATWFAAREAGQDIPIGQAIPPLRPARPEKPELLDPRDVPRRRPGSPRGRVAILHAVAHIELNAVDLHWDIIARFTDTPMPMGFYDDWVKSADEESKHFNLVSDSLEAHDSHYGALPAHAGMWRAAEDTAQDIMGRLAVVPMVLEARGLDVTPGMIEIFEKAKDDQTVEALKVIYAEEVGHVAYGSKWFHFLCGRHEKDPKQVFHALVKRYFHGPLKPPFNEEKRAEAGLPPDFYWPLAT
- a CDS encoding bactofilin family protein; translated protein: MFSKSKINEPAPKAGDAPKPAAPDTKAETPRSDAPSTEFKASAPKAKPPASVLSSDLHVTGNLKTTGDIQVEGTIEGDIRAHLLTVGEGATIKGEVIADDVVVNGRIVGRVRGLKVRLTSTARVEGDIIHKTIAIESGAHFEGSVQRQDDPLNAKGGKPSGGQAQAQAPAQTKPADAKS
- a CDS encoding AsmA-like C-terminal region-containing protein, with amino-acid sequence MSETEDIKPPRRRWRRVLLWALAFLLALVVAGVVGLMALVGTQVSAPDWLRTRITERINADSGDLQLGLGDMSVVMEDDWIPRLSLREVTVRDEAGQPLANLTDVQGTLALKPLLQGELRPGVIQVSGVQVTLRRSVGGGLGVSLGEAATPAVEEAPSMAALLQPLEDLLREPHFASLARVEARNMTLRYEDARAQRAWTVDGGRLMLERTGEDLQIRGDFVLLGNRAYATTLAVNYTGRMGEAEAEFGVSFEDMPARDIAGQSPALTWLDALDAPISGALRAEVAEDGRLGPLNATLQIGAGVLQPTEATKPIPFSSARSYFTYDPRQQVLRFDEVSLESPWVSAQAEGQAYLVGMESGWPSELQAQFQVSRISANPAELYPAPVELEQVAMDMRLEMEPFRLSLGQMSLVDRDRYLVLRGEVQAEPEGWDLALDGEMDGLSPARLLELWPVGVKPKTRTWIDENVKTAELSEIQLAVRSQPKSRPDVFLGFDYTGLETRFIKDVPHIQAAAGHASLYDNRFVIAATEGFVQAAEGGRIDIAGTSFEVPNVAIKRGPARTQLRTESTITAALSLLNEEPFRFLDKAGRPVALADGRAVLEGRLDFLLKPGLKPDEVAFDVGGTLRDVRSEVLVPGRVLAATQLEVRAGNDSLTVGGEGRLGRVPVNGRYRAALGPEGGGAARVEGWVELSERFADEFNIGLPPGSLSGAGRADVVIDFEKGQPGAFEMTSDLAGVGLSLRQLDWSLPRAAQGRLEVAGRLGTPPELSRVALDAAGLSALGRVTLREDGQLERASFESVRVGTWLDAPVDLIGRGAGVTPAVQVRGGTVDLRQTSLSGEGQGDGQARREGGPVSLALDRLQISDGIALTDFRADLDMRRGADGSFTGKVNGGAPVRGRVVPQRGRSAFRIQSDNAGGVLGSAGLLKQARDGTLDLVLAPAEAPGTYDGQLTARDLRLKDAPALAALLNAMSVVGLLEQLDGEGIHFGEVDARFRLSPKRVTLYSGSAVGASMGISMDGYYFMESEQMDMQGVISPFYMLNGIGGIFTRRGEGLVGVNYELTGRAANPQVSMNPLSVFTPGMFRELFRRPPPERNGGQQAAPQQDERRPQDTGRGNGQ
- the fabF gene encoding beta-ketoacyl-ACP synthase II is translated as MRRVVVTGLGLVTPLASGVEESWKRLLDGQSGAGTITRFDPQNVATKYACEVPYGDGSDGTFNPDDHMAPKERRKVDDFILYGLAAADQAVADAGWTPEDEESLMRTGVMLGSGIGGLQSIEQTTLLIRDKGVRRVSPFFIPGALINLISGQVSIRYGFKGPNHAVVTACSTGAHAIGDASRLIKYGDADVMVAGGAEAAICEIGIAGFNACKALSTKRADDPQAASRPYDADRDGFVMGEGAGVVVLEEYEHAKARGAKIYAEVLGYGLSGDAYHITAPSEDGDGGFRAMQAALGHAGIDPSEVDYMNAHGTSTMADTIELKAVEKLLGAAAGKATMSSTKSSTGHLLGAAGAIEAIFSILAVRDQVAPPTINLDNPAVETPLDLAPNAAREREINVAMSNSFGFGGTNASLCIGKLR
- the mltG gene encoding endolytic transglycosylase MltG, producing the protein MWRHIASNFLTFLVVLVFLLGGVILWGQAEYTAEGPLEESICLRVERGTNMRAVSRELVGQGALSNGTIFRVGAEYSNKSSQLKAGSWLIPDGASMQEITDIITRGGASTCGTEVVYRIGVTRSEVQVRELDPATNRYVEKAAFIPGESDAPEAFENVREKADTRYRIAVAEGVTSWQIVNGLQSVDVLEGEVNETPPEGSLAPDSYEVRAGDTRGSVIERMRQAQDVILAEAWQNRAEGIPLDSPYEALILASVIEKETGVPSERGQVASVFTNRLRQGMRLQTDPTVIYGITKGEGVLGRGLRRSELRAATPWNTYVIEGLPPTPIANPGRASIEAAVNPLDTDYIFFVAKTLDPRDGHAFAETLAEHNENVARYRALEAEQGQN
- a CDS encoding M23 family metallopeptidase → MRTRLAIKFHALLERYFPERRVFLRSDTDTRFIRLRPGSQLLAFAGATAIVAWTIIATAVLVMDSIGAGNFREQAKRDQRTYEMRLNALSSERDKRAEEAAAAQERFNSALKQISAMQSELLASETRRRELETGIEVIQSTLRTAMTERDDARDEAQELALALENNDGATLPGENGENATDGTLNVLAAALQDTARERDQIRKDAQTALLEADEMALRLKLIQDQNDQIFRQLEEAMTISVEPLDKMFRAAGMNTKDLLNTVRRGYSGQGGPLMPLSFSTRGEDPSPDAERANRILNGLDDLNLYRIAAQKAPFSVPLKGNFRYTSGFGMRWGRMHKGTDFAAPHGTPIYATADGVVTHAGWLSGYGRLVKIQHEFGIETRYAHNSKIFVKKGQRVSRGQKISAMGNTGRSTGTHLHYEVRVGGKAVNPMIYIKAANDVF
- a CDS encoding peroxiredoxin, whose product is MTDSAQMAPDFTLPRDGDDNVTLSTLRPAPVVLFFYPRDDTSGCTKEAIGFTEMHGEFQALGAHVMGISKDTVAKHEKFRDKHSLGIPLLSDAEDEVCEAFGVFKEKKMYGKTFMGIERSTFLIDGEGRIAREWRKVKVPGHVEEVLQALKDLTA